DNA from Cyprinus carpio isolate SPL01 chromosome B3, ASM1834038v1, whole genome shotgun sequence:
CATTTCACAAAACACAGTTAATGCAACAGAAACCCACTGCTGATTATAATTGAAAGTGATGataaaaatgaatgttgtttACAATCGGGCGGCTTGATTCATCTCTGGGACTCTTATTCCTCAAAGAGTGTTTACAGCTGTTACCTTATTATTCCCCACTGGTTATTTCACCTGCTCCTTGATTCCAGAGAGTTGAGAGTTCATTGACATCACCAGATCTCAAATCGTGGGTCTGTGCGGAAGGGCTCTTTAAATACAATTCTGTTGTTAAAGAGCCTGCAgagatataaaaacacacactgatATTAGCTACAACCCACTGCTTGTATTCttcatttgcaaatcactttagataaaagtgtctgctaaatgaatacatgtaaatttttccaaaaacaaaagtaaaaactttcattaaaaaaattacttttaaaaaagtaccaGTCAAAAGTATGGACACACTTGACTGAATCATTTTTTCCATGACTACAGTACAAACTTTTGATCTAAAAGcttctatttaaatgtttgaaaatagttTTGTTGACAAGTATTAATTGCATCAatgtatgaatttttaaaaaattttctttaGATGACAGTGTGATCAACAAAATGCTAACAAAAACCACAAAGactcaaaacacatttaaaccaatacaatgaaaattcaaaagaattaTCAAATAACTTCGGACAGCATTGTGACACTCAGACACTCACCCTTACTGTCTTTATGTTGCTGTTGTGAGTGACGATACTGTAGATTTTCTTAGCTCCATTGTCAGTGATACTATTGccactaaaactgaaactaatgacatcaaacataataaatgaaaaatctaaattttttacATCATACTTGAGAAATGTAgactttgtgtttgtttctcagtCACTCACTCAATGTTCTGTGCTTTGTGGAGGTTTGGGAGCAGCAGATCCAGACTGTCATCGGTGAGACGGCACTgactcagatccagttctgtcaGTCCTTCAGAATATTCCAGAATCAACCTCACACATCCACAAAACTACCCATAAACCTAAGCATCACAGAAAACAGAGAGCAAGAGATGCTTCACATATACTTGAATCTGTTTCTAACCAAACTTGAACAAGCAGCAGAGATTTATCACAGCTGAAAGACAGAGAGCAAGAGATGCTTTATATATACTTGAATGTGTTTATATTGGATCTGTGTATGAATGTGATCTGACTCTGATGTTTCTCACCAGAGTTGAACAGAATGTAACACTGGGGACAGCTGATCCATTCCAGCTGTATTAATCTCACAGTCCTGAAGAATTAGCTGTGTCTTTGTGTCTGAATGAGCTCTCTGAATGACTCTGGACATCACACGGCAGTCGTCGATGGTCAGATGTAGAGGCTCTAAGTCTGTGTTTGTTGTCAGATCCAGAGCAGAACGGCAGGAGAAGTCCAGCTCGTGCTGCAGGATGGAGAGCAGAACTGCTGCTGCCTCCTGCTGGACACCAGAGACACTGCAGCAGTGAAGCATCTTCAGTAACAGCAGCCTGTCAACACTGTACACAGACAACaactagatcaggacagattctgaTCATATCCCCATCATCCCAGATTCAATGCAGCTTTTCttctacttttatttaaaaactccAGCTTAGTTTATGCTTATTGTTGCTACAGTGATAGTCAGTGGTTTTTAACCTCCATGTACTGATGGAATCTTCTGGAATCTAATGATTCTGATTCCTCTTAATGACTCAGGGTTCCTTACTGGttccattaattatttttttcagtactttttagaaataaatatttggaaaaaagaaacaattccACTGCCAAATGATGATAATATCAAGAATGAATTCAAAAGGTGTTtacacagacttttaaatgaCTTTACATTGTCTTTAGTGGCGCCAGAGATGCAATCCAAGACTACTtcaatatattaaagaaaaaaaaacattttatataaagtacTACTGACAAAACAATGTGCTTTTAACTAGTCACAAGATAATGCAAACTAACTCAGACAGGGAGATATAGAAGAGCAGAGAGAACAGGGAGATATAAGGTGTTTCTCATATGGATAGCTGCATATTTTGGCTGCCATGCCGTCAAGCGCCACTGAATGCGATTTCCTTTTGAAGGATCTTTGGAAAGTAGTCTTCTAGACCACATACAGTGTGGTTGTAATTCACTGTATtgtattaatatgaaaataaaatatagattttgaaAAGTACCCTGACTGCAGATGATGGATATCTTTCTGATGTAATCAGTGGACTTATACTAGACTCTAGTGTTTAATGCTAAGGATGACTCTATTTTAAAGCCTCAGAAGGACTGGTGCAGGAAGAATACATTGAGAAGCACCCATAGAGAAAAGCAGTGAGACCTGAGATGGGAGACATGTGTGAAGAGAAGCAGAATGCTCTCCAGCTCTTCCTCTGGTATGGAGGTCCACTGTAGATTGAGTGAAACTGCAGTGCAGTGCTGCAGTGTGAGGCGCAGGGCCGCACAGTGAACAGAGTCCAGCTCTCTGCTCTGCAGATTAAGGTAGTTCTTCACTGAACTCAACAGACCGGACACAAAACCCACAGAGCCGGACTCATAGATCTCTCTGATCACAGACAGCATGAAGCTAGAGCTCATcctgtacagacacacacaacatatatcaTTATCAAATAACGATAccttttttaaccttttcagtttatgattttatgtgcataaaataaaaaaacaatacattttatatgcAGAATGTGTGAAAGAAATAACTGTTTACCGTTTAAACTTAATCCTGTTTAGAAATGGCAGGATTTCATTGATGCTGCATTGAATGTTGCTCTTTCTGAAGTCCACAGAGATGAGTTGAATTTTGTGCTGCAAGAAATAATGAAGCTCTTCCCAGTTTAAAGAACAGGAAGTCAGATCTCCACCCACTTTCTGCAGGAAGCATTGAGTCAGTTCTTCTTCCTGAGCTTCATAGACACATTCGACCAGATTCTGGAGAGTCTCCTTTGATGGTCTAAACATACAGAATCCATTGTTTTATTTCTATGCCATGATAAATACAAAGTCAAACACTATTAAAATATGTCTTATAGTCAGACCTGAGAATCACAGGTCCCTGATGACACAGTAggacagacacagaaacagactGAATCTTGTATTCAGTCAAGTTCCAACACTGGACAGTCCAGAGTCTCAGAAGGATGGCCAAACTGCTCACGATCCTGGACAGATTCCTCTCTGACAGCTGTTTATCATTTGGATCAAGTGTGAGTTCATTAACAGCGATGGGAGCTCGAACCCTCATAGACTGCAATGCCTGCGCTATTCTCACCACCATATAACCACTCagtctaaaaagaaaaaacacactgtAAATCTAAGCAAATCCtcatctagaaaaaaaaagtaaatttcaaaaaattcaaactaaaaacatataaaatcacaacaaaaaaaaataaaaaaaatcataaaaacctgTCACACTTAAGTGGGGTAATTTCCAGCAAACAATGCCAGAGAAATTCTCAATTTTAACCAGTGAAATGGTCCATGTCTTTGTGTCACCAAAAATAACCCCATAAAACGAAAAATCCTATGATTCCATGCTCTGTCACTGTATCATCCAGCTAcatctttgttattgttttgagtAAATGATCTCTAGCAGAGAAACTTACATGTTGTGCCTTTAAGTTCATGTATAATGCTGTCTGTAcctgagtgtgtgcatgtttgtgatgTGTCTGAAGAGAAGCCTTGTTCCTCTGACAGAGATGGCTTTAGGTTTTAGACTGAGGTAAACTccccaaaaacataaacacaatacTCCCCAAACAGACCTGCATGACTTTCCAAACAATTGTCCTTCCAGACTTACAGAGAAGCCAAGAACCTCAAGCAGTGAAGGCACCAGCTGTAGATTCTCTCTGAACTGGACCAGTTTAACTAGAGTTAACAAATACTGCTCAGAACAActgaaaaaggcaataaatacTTGATTAAAATCACTAGATAAATTAACATGGCCCATTACAATTGAAATAGCATTGTATTTAGTGTGGAAAATCTAAAAgactaattaaatacttaaaacatGTTCAAAGTTATAACAACAACTTTATGTAAAGTTTTGGTTAAATGGATTGTGGGGACTGAAGCACTGACTGAAGTTCAATGACCTGTATTATAATACACAACAAGGCAAGACAGGGCAGAGATGAGCTGGATACAGTGGGGAACATCAAAACATGCAGGGAGAACACattataacaaaaacacacacaaaacaaaaaaaaaaaacacaaacgaaaagaaaaataaaataggacagagtaaagtaaatgaaaaaaacaaaacaaataccaaCTGGAGAAAGATTCTCTTACCTCAGCTGTGAGATGTGTTGCAGACACTGCAGGAAACTCATCATTTCACTCTCTTGCTCTGAACATCCTCTCAGCTCTACTGGTTTCTTCTCTGTTTGGAGTTTGAGCACTTCCAGGAGGACAGAgctctttctctgtgagagatcTATGATCCAGACATCAGGTGACTGAAAAACTGACTGTAATGCTGGAAGAAAACTCCTGCCTGTTTGAGTCTCATAGTTCTTCACATGTGAGTAAAGATCCAGCAGTAAATCACTCTGATTAACGCTGTCAGTCCATTCATAAGGAAAAGATCTGTAGTTACAGACTGATGATAACAGTTTCAGCATCTGCTCTCCTGTCTGTGTCTCAGTCTCTGCTGCTTTAATGAAGAGACTCAGAAGAAATCTTCTCTGAACACTTTCACTCTGATAAGAAAATctgtaataaaatggaaatgagaaatgtgaATAGAGATATAACAGAATTTATGCATGTGATATGACTAAATAATGAGAATTAACAACAGTGTTATTTGCTGTTTTCAGCTCACATTGTTTAAACACTTGAGACAAAGAATCAAATTAtatgaaatgtcaaaaatgaattttcaagtgataaatatttaatattggaaTCAGATAGAACAGAGTAAAATTGAACGCATGACTTGTTTtgaaggtacagtaaaagttGAAGTTTCATGAAACTAAACATCGCAGAagtgtaacatttaaatattttaataaaataatttgaatcaaaaatggataaaatgacaaaatctgTCACTGGAAGTCTGAATCAACAACAGTTTTGGTGGGAGAAATATTAACTTCCACAGCTTGCTAAAGTCACATGAACAGGTGCCAGCTAACTGACAAAATAcatgacactttataataaatacattttccccaaatctacagtattttataagtatttgacatttgacattatttttcttaattccTGGCATATTTAGTTATTGAACAATGTTATATAACCTGAAATGATCAATTTGCACACATCTGAGACCATTTTTTTAAGCTTAACAAAAATGCAGTTCTGGGCATTAATGGTCAAACTTTTCCCAAGTTATATAACGTCATTAATGTctcaatattgtttttgtttgtttgtttgttttcagttaaaTAGTATAAAATGCTACATCACACAGCCCACAGTCATATTCGGAGAAGGGCAATTCTATTATTTTGATTTGACCACACactaaaaaaactgctaaaactaaaatgttaataGAGAAAAATTTACTTTTCTCCAAAATCTTTTTGCGCTCAAGAAGATGGGTTGGTTTTGAGTGGGTTTCATCAGCATGGTAACTTACTCTACACGGCTAccctgctctggagcaggtttTATTCTGGGTTAGAGATCACAAACCCAAACTGGACCAGTCAGCTGTGAGTAAAGTGACATATATCAGATGCAATTAAGCCACTCCCCCATATCTCTCCCTTCAAATTAAAGCAGTTTAAATTAGAAGAATTTCAAAGACAAAATTGATTTTTTGCtgctaattatttaattcattatgaattataattcatcataattatatataatatttaaaaaattataatatgagctggcaattaatattaaatttgtatttgaattaatttaaatatatgcattgcctattaatacatttcaatatataaagcttttaaaataactaaacaataTGTATTTTCTCTTGAGCTCTTTGTGAAagtatataaatgattaaattcagCTGATTCTTTTGCAGAGTTGAAGTTTCACAAGACTGGGTATTGCTGAAGGGTAACATTTAAATaaggtaatatttaatttttattaaaaaaattggtAAACTGACACAATCAGTGGGTGACATTGAAATTAATCACAGCAACAGTTTTGGTGGGCAACAAATATTAACTTCCAGAGCTTGCTAAAGTCATATGAATTGTCATTAGTGGTCCAACCTGTTCCATGCTATATTATGTCATTAATATctcattaacttatttttttccaattaaatagtataaaaatactaCATTACACAGCCCACATTTATATTCAGAGAAGGGCATGtctattattttgattatatcaAATGCTGAAAAAGGCGGTAAAACGAAACaattactttgtatttttattcattatttataaagcacatttcgaTACAACCGAGGTTGTCCAAAGTGCTACACATCAaagaaaatttataataataaaatgggcATAGACATAAAAAAGCATAACATAAAACAGAAGGACATGAGACAAAAACGCAACTAAGAATTAGTCGACCAAGTACTTAAAAGCCATAGTTCTTAAATAAGCTTTTAAGTGAAATTTAAAACTAGAGATTCTCTGAGCAGATCTGATACAAAAGAGCAATGAAGGGGGCAGCGACTAAGAAAGCATGATCCCCTCTAGGTTTTAATCTAGATCTGGGAACCACTAAAAGAAGCTGGTCAGATGATCTCAGGAGCCTAACAGAGAAATGCTGGTTCACTAATGTCTCCAGGTATTTTGGTGCCAACCCATtcagagatttaaaaacaaacaataaaagttttattcaatTCGGAGACAGACGGGCGACCATTTGAGATAAGACTGGATGGGTGTAGTATGATCACGCTTTCGAGTGCCAGTCAGCAATCTCTCAGGTGCATTTTGAACTGTCTGTATACGTACCAGAGCTTTCTGACCAACTCCCATATAGAGAGAATTACAGTAGTCTAAGAGCGCGAAAAAGGCATGATTAACTATCTCCAAGTCCCTAAAAGAAAGCAAGGGCTTCATCTTTGCTAGAAGtctcaaattaattaattatttcttttttggcCACCAAATTTATTTGCTTATCAAATTTAAATTCTGAGTCAAGTTCATGTAAGTTCATGTACCTCAGCTGTGAGATGTGTTGCAGACACTGCAGGAAACTCATCATTTCACTCTCTTCCTCTGAACATCCTCTCAGCTTTACTGGTTTCTTCTTTGTTTGGAGTTTGAGCACTTCCAGGAGAACAGAgctctttctctgtgagagatcTATGATCCAGACATCAGGTGACTGAAAAACTGACTGTAATGCTGGAAGAAAACTCCTGCCTGTTTGATTCTCATAGTTCTTCACATGTGAGCAAAGATCCAGCAGGAAATCACTCTGCTCAACAGCAATATAATCATCCCATTCTTCACCAAAAGGGAAGGTATTGTAACTGCACACAGATGATAGCAAAGAAGAGAATTTTGTTCCTGTATTTGTGTCATTTCTTACTGCAGAGGCGCTGAGATTCAGCAGGAATCTTACTGCAGATGTTCTTTCTTCATCATCGAtccaaaacctgaaaaaatacagagaaacaaacagcTACTTCATTTGTGACAAACatacagcatttaaaaatcaACTATACTGTATACAAAAACAGTTATTCTGATAAAGAAAACATAACAGCAACATTTATATAAAAGGACAGAatataattgtgtgtatatatatatatatatatatatatatatatatatatatatatatatatataaaaatcaacacatactgtattgtatgtgtttgttgttttgttcttatgtttatctgtttactcagctctatatttcttcgcggcccggcgaaacataccaatttgaaaaactaacggaatgcatagttgatataaaaaaaactgaatgacgagtaatttcttactgctaaattctgaaaaacacagaggtgttaattataggacctaaaagctctgcatgtaataacctagaacgcttgatggctgctctgtcaattcttcgtcatcagttaggaacctaggtgtgctatttgatagcaatctttccttagaaagccacgtttctagcatttgtaaaactgcattcttccatctcaaaaatatatctaaattacggcctatgctctcaatgtcaaatgcagaaatgttaatccatgcgtttatgacctcaaggttagattattgtaaggctttattgggtggttgttctgcacgcttagtaaacaaactccagctagtccaaaatgcagcagctagagttcttactagaaccaggaagtatgaccatattagcccagttctgtcaacactgcactggcttcctatcaaacatcatacagattttaaaatcttgcttattttgcttgcagtttaaatctagattaaagacccatctctttaacctggcttacacataacacactaatatgtttctaatatccaaatccgttaaaggatttttaggctgcattaattaggtaaaccggaactgggaacacttcccataaccccccgatgtacttgctacaccattagaagaatggcatctacgctaatattagtctgtttctctcttattctaaggtcactgtagccaccagatccagtctgtatccaagtcagatggtcactgcagtcacccggatccagtacgtatccagactaGATGGTGGATCAACACcaagaaaggacctctacagccctgaaagacagcggagaccaggacaactagagccccagagacagatcccctgtaaagaccttgtctcatacgaccaccgggacaagaccacaggaaccagatgattcttctgcacaatctgactttgctgcagcctggaatttaactgctggtttcgtctggtcagaggagaactggccccccgatgGAGCcttgtttctcccaaggtttttttttccattctatgaccaatggagttttggttccttgtcgctgtcacctctggcttgcttagttggggacacttcaattacagtgatatcgttgacttgattgcaaattattgcacagatactatttaaactgaactgagctgcatgatgacatcactgaattcaatgatgaactgcctttaactctcattttgcattattgacacactgttttcctaattaatgttgttcagttgctttgacgcaatctttgttgtttaaagcactatataaataaaaggtgacttgacttgacttgtttcaCTTGAATGGAGAGATCCTTTGACTgcatgatgtgggttcacagcaacagcttccaaacaCAAACcgcacacttagaatcaactccagacaTTTTACCTGCTTCATTGTTGTAGAAAAATGAAGGAATAGCTTACATTCCTTAACCTTTCCTGC
Protein-coding regions in this window:
- the LOC109068285 gene encoding uncharacterized protein LOC109068285 — translated: MLKLLSSVCNYRSFPYETTDSVNQSDFLLDLYSHVKNYETQKGRSFLPELQSVFQSPDVWIIDLSQRKISVLLEVLKLQTEKKPVELRGCSEQESEMKSFLQGLPYISQLRFWIDDEERTSAVRFLLNLSASAVRNDTNTGTKFSSLLSSVCSYNTFPFGEEWDDYIAVEQSDFLLDLCSHVKNYENQTGRSFLPALQSVFQSPDVWIIDLSQRKSSVLLEVLKLQTKKKPVKLRGCSEEESEMMSFLQCLQHISQLRFSYQSESVQRRFLLSLFIKAAETETQTGEQMLKLLSSVCNYRSFPYEWTDSVNQSDLLLDLYSHVKNYETQTGRSFLPALQSVFQSPDVWIIDLSQRKSSVLLEVLKLQTEKKPVELRGCSEQESEMMSFLQCLQHISQLSCSEQYLLTLVKLVQFRENLQLVPSLLEVLGFSVSLEGQLFGKSCRSVWGVLCLCFWGVYLSLKPKAISVRGTRLLFRHITNMHTLRLSGYMVVRIAQALQSMRVRAPIAVNELTLDPNDKQLSERNLSRIVSSLAILLRLWTVQCWNLTEYKIQSVSVSVLLCHQGPVILRPSKETLQNLVECVYEAQEEELTQCFLQKVGGDLTSCSLNWEELHYFLQHKIQLISVDFRKSNIQCSINEILPFLNRIKFKRMSSSFMLSVIREIYESGSVGFVSGLLSSVKNYLNLQSRELDSVHCAALRLTLQHCTAVSLNLQWTSIPEEELESILLLFTHVSHLSVDRLLLLKMLHCCSVSGVQQEAAAVLLSILQHELDFSCRSALDLTTNTDLEPLHLTIDDCRVMSRVIQRAHSDTKTQLILQDCEINTAGMDQLSPVLHSVQLCCDKSLLLVQFCGCVRLILEYSEGLTELDLSQCRLTDDSLDLLLPNLHKAQNIDFSGNSITDNGAKKIYSIVTHNSNIKTVRLFNNRIVFKEPFRTDPRFEIW